The Streptomyces sp. NBC_00440 genome contains a region encoding:
- a CDS encoding TauD/TfdA family dioxygenase, whose protein sequence is MSAQFSRVGTVRRALRSAAGPDAVTIEPLTADGNPPMVVRPKEPGTDLATWAAASKEWVADALLEHRALLFRGWPVADAPGFQRFVAAVSDGEPLQYRDRSTPRDEVSQNVYLSTTYPAAERIEPHNEGTYWSTWPQKLFFCCLIAPPVGGETPIIDNRKVIERIPVAVRERLERLGVRYVRNYNSGFGLTWQEGYQTDSRADVDRYAAANGTVTEWLEGDRLRTVQIRPAVRTHPVTGEKLWFNHAGFFHISSRDPQMREALVEALGEDGLPTTTTHGDGSPIADEDVQAINEAYRAGEIAFRWEVGDVMMLDNMSMAHARRPYEGDRKIVVAMTDPVSGEDATQSGPAVAADGEEA, encoded by the coding sequence ATGAGCGCGCAGTTCTCACGCGTCGGGACGGTCCGCAGGGCATTGCGGTCCGCCGCCGGACCCGACGCCGTCACGATCGAGCCGCTGACCGCCGACGGGAACCCGCCGATGGTGGTACGCCCGAAGGAGCCGGGCACCGACCTGGCGACCTGGGCCGCCGCGAGCAAGGAGTGGGTGGCTGACGCTCTGCTGGAACATCGCGCGCTGCTGTTCCGCGGCTGGCCGGTGGCGGACGCCCCGGGCTTCCAGCGGTTCGTGGCGGCGGTCTCCGACGGTGAGCCGCTGCAGTACCGGGACCGCTCGACGCCCCGGGACGAAGTGAGCCAGAACGTCTACCTGTCCACCACCTACCCCGCGGCCGAGCGGATCGAGCCGCACAACGAGGGCACCTACTGGTCGACCTGGCCGCAGAAGCTGTTCTTCTGCTGCCTGATCGCTCCGCCCGTCGGAGGCGAGACCCCGATCATCGACAACCGCAAGGTCATCGAGCGGATACCGGTCGCCGTCCGGGAGCGGCTGGAGCGGCTCGGCGTGCGCTATGTGCGCAACTACAACAGCGGTTTCGGCCTCACCTGGCAGGAGGGCTACCAGACCGACTCCCGTGCGGACGTCGACCGGTACGCCGCGGCCAACGGCACGGTCACCGAGTGGCTGGAGGGCGACCGCCTGCGCACCGTGCAGATCCGCCCGGCCGTACGCACCCACCCGGTGACCGGCGAGAAGCTCTGGTTCAACCACGCCGGGTTCTTCCACATATCGAGCCGCGACCCGCAGATGAGGGAGGCGCTCGTCGAAGCACTGGGCGAGGACGGACTGCCGACCACCACCACCCACGGCGACGGCTCGCCGATCGCCGACGAGGACGTCCAGGCCATCAACGAGGCGTACCGCGCCGGGGAGATCGCCTTCCGCTGGGAGGTGGGCGACGTGATGATGCTGGACAACATGTCGATGGCGCACGCCCGCCGGCCCTACGAGGGCGACCGCAAGATCGTGGTCGCGATGACCGATCCCGTCAGCGGCGAGGACGCCACCCAGTCCGGTCCTGCCGTCGCGGCCGACGGTGAGGAGGCGTGA
- a CDS encoding non-ribosomal peptide synthetase yields the protein MSDDIAGFRVSPAQHHLHRLRSALTGAAPFVVRLEAELPGSADPERLRQALLSATARHEVLRTQVVAASGVGVPVQVIADEPGIGDADAAGSGLPVRFGIGESADGTRRLTLAADPAAADLATLVGLLSAALGRAAGDDEEEPVQYADVAEWFHQLLDEPETTAAQDRWRRVLAAEAAEPDLPLRPAAPTDYRPETTALVLAPGLSRQIAVRAAELGVTEGALTTAAWGVALGGGGNGEPPALGVTVNGRAAPELQGAPGPYDRTVPIAFPDGADTSSLARAVDAAIRQATEDADVFRWDAAATGDNEPYCRFSAGHLDISALVADGTVRGLAVTDRADRHDLRLLVVRHSPDRLELRLDYDAARCEPQSAELIAARTAAALAQFCAEQAIPLGDLALSTERDAELCRRHGTGETLPDSDRTVLHLIREHVLARPEAPAVVSHDGRLDYAGLDAAADSLATALRAAGCAPGDRVALCLDRGVLTPVAVLAILRCGAAYVPLDSRNPAERLAGMVADAGVTVLLADETGQKALAGAGPGIPVVAPAAAWTTPADGNTVPVTPDRPAYVIFTSGSTGRPKGVEITHRNLAHSTRARLSVYRPEPESAALLIPTIAFDSSVAVLFGALAAGGCLVVPGDKESGDPAALAGLAVDHGVTDLLCVPTLYRPLIEELSAREGVRLRRALVAGEECPAALADRHHEVLPSVLLFNEYGPTEATVWCTVQQVTPERSERVPIGRPRPGVRLHVVGPDGAQVPYGARGELWIGGPSVAVGYVGSPELTAERFLDDPFTAEPGSRVYRSGDLVRYRSDGVLEFLGRTDRQVKIRGFRVELEEIESRLAAQPGVTAAAVVDRTDEAGSTRLAAYVVLRAPATADSVRAAAQSALPAYMLPAIDALPELPTLPNGKVDHAALRKLAPIRAAAVYVAPRTPVEQVLAEAWQQVLGCERVGVEDNFFDLGGDSIRVVQVRLQARRRGVLIQVTDLMRHPTIAALAPLATAVEDGEPTPTATEPLLPDGVRAGLPDEVENAWPLSSLQAGMLFHTAFERGERLLYHDVTTLRLRSALDVPAFEAAVAELCRRHAMLRVSIDLAHPAGPLQLVHRSVPAPLRMVDLRDVPTGRQRSRVDADVEHERATPFVLEQAPLVRFVVHLLGEDEFQLTLAVHHAVLDGWSVTVLLTELMDCYQHAADPAAPAPRPAPAATYGRFLALEQAALEGPDGDWWARRTEDLPTGRLGGSGLADGVGEQRLGTQLAPETCEAVQRVAGQAGVPVKNVLLAVHLKVLAVMTGRDDVVTGLVTNGRPEDEEDSDAMLGLFLNTLPLRTALPGGSWLDLIGHVFAEERAMLPHRWYPMSRIRQARAADSLFEAAFNYVHFHRYGELSTRSGVEVLDAVFHGDTNLPLMTDFIQDPVGGGIELSIAFDPSLHRPEFIEAMVDRYRSALDALIAAPELPHTADPLLSYAERLRLTATAHGAKTAPAAGSPVAGLAAALAASGDRTAVEASDGSISHRQLLDAARAFGAAARPEPAAPGTGGEPAVALLLPRGVALVTAAVGCLLAGVPFVVCDPDQPAERLRDMLVDAGAGLIVAADPGRIAGAVPEGVPCRTPDELRGSGAPGPDADPHPEHLAYLVFTSGSTGRPKPVAVSHRALANRVEWAQRTYPLGPDDRLLALASPVFDFAVWEVFGPLLAGACLVEAPDLTETGVSLAELLRSTRTTVAHLVPSLLGGLLTDPALAEGNDLRLLLVGGEAFPAPLLAELRNQLRCEVINQYGPAEATIDATFHRAGPEVSGQPGRPATVPIGRPISNVSVHLLGENLAPVPPGCVGEMFIGGEAPARGYHGRPARTAEAFLPDPYSGVPGARMYRTGDLARLLPDGALEFLGRTDDQVQVNGVRVEPGEIEAALYADGRLAEAAVVAHSTHRGGVQLVAHVTPREGVGLTPDEVLDGLTGLPDALRPGLAVVHGALPRTAGGKIDRVALRTAGLPGRPGSDRVAAATELEGRLAVRWSEVFDTTELGVTDDFFELGGDSILALQLVARARRDGIALTPRSIYTHRTIRALARELGGAEPSGATAVPGRGAAALVALRADGDLPPFFCVHASNGSAAPYAALAATLTRPGPFFALDAEGLAPDGPELASVPALAAHYLAQIRAEQPNGPYRLGGWSTGAAVAHEMAAQLRAAGDEVAALVLLDPSTPPRLPSPPDQADLLWLFLRDLAGLTGRAAPPLDAEQVRKLDPADRRRAVLSAIRSAGLVAEETMPEVAARLGVFGAMVSAAAVWQPARYDGPLALMVAGDAGAAAERLSGWRRFTTGEATARAVAGNHHTMLRPPAVAGLAEVLDSLLNG from the coding sequence ATGAGTGACGACATCGCGGGCTTCCGGGTCTCCCCGGCCCAGCACCACCTGCACCGGCTCAGGTCGGCGCTCACCGGCGCCGCCCCCTTCGTCGTGCGGCTCGAAGCGGAGCTTCCGGGCAGCGCCGACCCGGAGCGGCTGCGTCAGGCCCTGCTCTCCGCGACGGCCCGGCACGAGGTCCTGCGCACCCAGGTGGTGGCGGCCTCAGGCGTCGGCGTCCCGGTGCAGGTCATCGCGGACGAGCCGGGGATCGGCGACGCCGACGCCGCGGGCAGCGGTCTCCCGGTCCGGTTCGGCATCGGCGAATCCGCCGACGGGACCCGCCGGCTCACCCTTGCCGCCGATCCGGCGGCGGCCGACCTGGCCACCCTGGTGGGGCTGCTCTCCGCTGCTCTCGGCCGTGCGGCCGGGGACGACGAGGAGGAGCCCGTCCAGTACGCCGACGTCGCCGAGTGGTTCCACCAGCTGCTCGACGAACCGGAGACCACAGCCGCGCAGGACCGCTGGCGCCGGGTGCTGGCGGCCGAGGCGGCCGAGCCCGACCTGCCGCTCCGCCCGGCCGCCCCGACGGACTACCGTCCGGAGACCACCGCGCTCGTCCTGGCCCCGGGCCTCTCCCGGCAGATCGCCGTACGGGCCGCCGAACTCGGTGTCACCGAAGGCGCGCTGACCACTGCCGCCTGGGGCGTGGCGCTCGGCGGCGGCGGGAACGGGGAGCCGCCGGCGCTCGGGGTGACCGTGAACGGCCGTGCCGCCCCCGAGCTCCAGGGCGCCCCCGGCCCGTACGACCGCACCGTGCCGATCGCGTTCCCGGACGGCGCGGACACCTCCTCGCTGGCCCGGGCGGTGGACGCCGCGATCCGGCAGGCCACCGAGGACGCCGACGTCTTCCGCTGGGACGCCGCCGCAACCGGCGACAACGAGCCGTACTGCCGCTTCTCGGCCGGTCATCTGGACATCTCCGCGCTGGTCGCGGACGGCACGGTGCGCGGCCTGGCCGTGACCGACCGGGCGGACCGCCACGATCTGCGGCTCCTGGTGGTCCGGCACTCGCCGGACCGGCTCGAACTGCGCCTCGACTACGACGCCGCCCGGTGCGAGCCGCAGTCCGCCGAACTGATCGCGGCCCGGACGGCCGCCGCGCTGGCGCAGTTCTGCGCCGAACAGGCGATCCCGCTCGGCGACTTGGCACTGAGCACCGAGCGGGACGCCGAGCTGTGCCGGCGGCACGGCACCGGCGAGACACTGCCGGACTCCGACAGGACCGTGCTCCACCTGATCCGCGAACACGTCCTCGCCCGCCCCGAGGCCCCCGCGGTGGTGTCCCACGACGGCCGGCTCGACTACGCCGGACTCGACGCGGCGGCCGACTCGCTGGCCACCGCACTGCGCGCGGCAGGCTGCGCGCCGGGTGACCGGGTCGCGCTCTGCCTCGACCGCGGTGTGCTGACCCCCGTGGCCGTGCTCGCGATCCTGCGCTGCGGCGCCGCCTATGTGCCGCTGGACAGCCGCAATCCGGCCGAACGCCTGGCCGGCATGGTCGCGGACGCCGGGGTCACCGTACTGCTGGCCGACGAGACCGGACAGAAGGCCCTGGCAGGCGCCGGCCCCGGAATTCCGGTGGTGGCCCCTGCCGCGGCGTGGACCACCCCCGCGGACGGGAACACGGTGCCGGTCACGCCGGACCGTCCCGCCTACGTGATCTTCACTTCGGGTTCCACCGGACGCCCCAAGGGCGTCGAGATCACCCACCGCAATCTGGCCCACTCGACCCGTGCGCGGCTCAGCGTCTACCGGCCCGAGCCGGAAAGCGCCGCACTGCTGATCCCCACGATCGCCTTCGACAGTTCCGTCGCCGTGCTGTTCGGCGCGCTGGCCGCGGGCGGCTGTCTCGTGGTGCCCGGCGACAAGGAGTCGGGCGACCCGGCCGCACTGGCCGGGCTGGCCGTCGACCACGGGGTGACCGATCTGCTCTGTGTGCCCACGCTGTACCGCCCGCTGATCGAGGAGCTGTCCGCCCGCGAAGGGGTACGGCTGCGGCGCGCCCTGGTCGCGGGCGAGGAGTGTCCGGCGGCGCTGGCGGACCGTCACCACGAAGTGCTGCCCAGTGTGCTGCTGTTCAACGAGTACGGGCCGACCGAGGCCACCGTCTGGTGCACGGTCCAGCAGGTGACCCCGGAGCGCTCCGAGCGGGTGCCCATCGGCCGCCCCCGGCCCGGCGTCCGGCTCCATGTGGTCGGACCGGACGGCGCGCAGGTGCCCTACGGCGCCCGCGGTGAACTCTGGATCGGTGGCCCGAGCGTGGCGGTCGGCTATGTCGGCAGCCCCGAACTCACCGCCGAGCGCTTCCTCGACGACCCGTTCACCGCCGAGCCGGGGTCCCGCGTCTACCGCTCGGGCGACCTGGTGCGCTACCGGTCCGACGGGGTGCTGGAGTTCCTCGGCCGTACCGACCGCCAGGTCAAGATCCGCGGCTTCCGGGTCGAACTGGAGGAGATCGAGAGCCGGTTGGCAGCCCAGCCCGGAGTCACAGCGGCGGCCGTGGTCGACCGTACCGACGAGGCGGGCTCGACCCGGCTCGCGGCCTATGTGGTGCTGCGCGCCCCGGCCACCGCCGACTCGGTGCGGGCGGCGGCCCAGTCCGCGCTCCCGGCCTACATGCTGCCCGCGATAGACGCACTGCCCGAGCTGCCGACCCTGCCCAACGGCAAGGTCGACCACGCCGCTCTCCGAAAGCTCGCGCCGATCCGCGCCGCGGCCGTGTACGTCGCGCCGCGCACGCCGGTCGAGCAGGTACTCGCCGAGGCCTGGCAGCAGGTGCTGGGGTGCGAACGGGTGGGTGTCGAGGACAACTTCTTCGACCTCGGCGGCGATTCCATCCGGGTGGTCCAGGTGCGCCTGCAGGCCCGCAGGCGCGGAGTGCTCATCCAGGTCACCGACCTGATGCGGCATCCCACCATCGCGGCGCTCGCCCCGCTGGCGACCGCTGTCGAGGACGGCGAGCCGACCCCGACAGCGACGGAACCGCTGCTGCCCGATGGCGTGCGCGCCGGGCTGCCGGACGAGGTGGAGAACGCCTGGCCGCTGTCCAGCCTCCAGGCGGGCATGCTCTTCCACACCGCCTTCGAGCGCGGTGAACGGCTGCTCTACCACGACGTCACCACGCTGCGGCTGCGCTCGGCGCTCGATGTGCCGGCCTTCGAGGCGGCCGTCGCCGAACTCTGCCGCCGCCATGCCATGCTGCGGGTTTCCATCGACCTGGCGCACCCCGCGGGGCCGCTCCAGCTGGTGCACCGGAGTGTCCCGGCCCCGCTGCGCATGGTCGACCTGCGCGATGTCCCCACCGGCCGGCAGCGTTCGCGGGTGGACGCCGACGTCGAGCACGAGCGGGCGACCCCGTTCGTCCTGGAGCAGGCCCCGTTGGTGCGCTTCGTCGTCCATCTGCTCGGCGAGGACGAGTTCCAGCTGACCCTCGCCGTGCACCACGCGGTGCTCGACGGCTGGAGCGTCACCGTCCTGCTGACCGAGCTGATGGACTGCTACCAGCACGCGGCGGATCCGGCCGCGCCCGCACCGCGGCCGGCCCCCGCAGCCACCTACGGCCGCTTCCTCGCCCTGGAACAGGCGGCACTCGAAGGACCGGACGGCGACTGGTGGGCTCGTCGGACGGAGGATCTGCCGACCGGCCGGCTCGGCGGCAGCGGCCTGGCCGACGGCGTCGGCGAGCAGCGGCTGGGCACCCAGCTCGCGCCGGAGACCTGCGAGGCAGTGCAGCGCGTCGCCGGGCAGGCAGGCGTGCCGGTCAAGAACGTACTGCTGGCCGTCCACCTCAAGGTGCTTGCGGTGATGACCGGACGCGACGACGTGGTCACCGGTCTCGTCACCAACGGCCGCCCCGAGGACGAGGAGGACTCCGATGCGATGCTCGGGCTCTTCCTCAACACCTTGCCGCTGCGGACCGCGCTGCCCGGGGGCAGCTGGCTCGATCTCATCGGGCACGTCTTCGCGGAGGAGCGGGCGATGCTCCCGCACAGGTGGTACCCGATGAGCCGGATCCGCCAGGCCCGGGCGGCGGACTCGCTGTTCGAGGCCGCCTTCAACTACGTGCACTTCCACCGCTACGGCGAACTGTCCACCCGCAGCGGGGTGGAGGTGCTGGACGCCGTGTTCCACGGGGACACCAACCTGCCGCTGATGACGGACTTCATCCAGGACCCGGTCGGCGGCGGGATCGAGCTGTCCATCGCCTTCGACCCGTCGCTCCACCGCCCGGAGTTCATCGAGGCGATGGTCGACAGGTACCGCTCGGCGCTCGACGCGCTCATCGCGGCGCCGGAGCTGCCGCACACGGCGGACCCGCTGCTGTCGTACGCCGAACGGCTCCGCCTCACCGCCACCGCGCACGGCGCGAAAACGGCGCCGGCCGCAGGCAGTCCGGTGGCCGGGCTGGCTGCCGCGCTCGCGGCGTCCGGCGACCGTACGGCAGTCGAGGCGTCCGACGGGTCCATCAGCCACCGGCAACTGCTCGATGCCGCACGGGCCTTCGGCGCCGCGGCCCGCCCGGAGCCGGCCGCCCCCGGGACCGGCGGGGAGCCGGCTGTCGCCCTGTTGCTGCCGCGCGGTGTCGCACTGGTCACCGCTGCCGTCGGCTGTCTGCTGGCCGGTGTGCCGTTCGTGGTCTGCGACCCGGACCAGCCGGCCGAGCGGCTGCGGGACATGCTGGTGGACGCCGGGGCCGGGCTGATCGTCGCCGCCGACCCCGGCCGGATCGCGGGAGCCGTGCCGGAGGGCGTGCCCTGCCGGACGCCGGACGAGCTGCGCGGTTCCGGCGCACCGGGCCCGGATGCCGATCCGCACCCCGAGCACCTGGCCTATCTGGTGTTCACCTCGGGCAGCACCGGCCGCCCGAAGCCGGTCGCGGTCTCGCACCGCGCACTGGCCAACCGTGTCGAGTGGGCGCAGCGGACCTACCCGCTGGGGCCCGATGACCGGCTTCTCGCCCTGGCCTCACCCGTGTTCGACTTCGCCGTCTGGGAAGTGTTCGGACCGCTGCTGGCCGGCGCCTGCCTGGTCGAGGCCCCCGACCTCACGGAAACCGGCGTCAGCCTCGCCGAGCTCCTGCGCAGCACCCGGACGACGGTCGCACACCTCGTACCCTCTCTGCTGGGCGGGCTGCTGACCGACCCCGCGCTTGCCGAAGGCAACGACCTGCGGCTGCTGCTCGTGGGCGGCGAGGCGTTCCCCGCACCGCTGCTGGCGGAGCTCCGCAACCAGCTCCGATGCGAGGTGATCAACCAGTACGGACCGGCGGAGGCAACGATCGACGCCACCTTCCACCGGGCCGGCCCGGAGGTATCCGGGCAGCCCGGCCGGCCGGCCACCGTGCCGATCGGACGGCCGATCAGCAACGTCTCGGTCCACCTGCTCGGTGAGAACCTCGCCCCCGTCCCGCCCGGCTGTGTCGGCGAGATGTTCATCGGCGGGGAGGCGCCCGCCCGCGGCTACCACGGCCGGCCGGCCCGCACCGCTGAAGCGTTCCTGCCCGACCCGTACTCCGGGGTCCCGGGCGCCCGGATGTACCGGACCGGGGACCTGGCCCGGCTGCTGCCCGACGGAGCGCTGGAATTCCTCGGCCGCACCGACGACCAGGTCCAGGTGAACGGCGTACGGGTGGAGCCCGGCGAGATCGAGGCCGCGCTGTACGCGGACGGGCGGCTGGCCGAGGCCGCGGTGGTCGCACACTCCACACACCGCGGTGGCGTGCAGCTGGTGGCCCATGTGACGCCCCGCGAGGGCGTCGGCCTGACGCCCGACGAGGTACTCGACGGCCTGACCGGGCTGCCCGACGCGCTGCGCCCGGGGCTCGCGGTGGTCCACGGCGCCCTGCCGCGCACTGCGGGCGGCAAGATCGACCGGGTGGCACTGCGGACGGCCGGGCTGCCCGGCCGTCCCGGGAGCGACCGGGTGGCGGCAGCCACGGAGCTCGAAGGACGGCTCGCGGTCCGGTGGTCGGAGGTCTTCGATACGACCGAGCTCGGGGTGACCGACGACTTCTTCGAGCTCGGCGGCGACTCCATCCTCGCCCTGCAACTGGTGGCCCGGGCCCGGCGCGACGGAATCGCGCTGACGCCCCGGTCGATCTACACCCACCGCACCATCCGGGCCCTGGCCCGGGAACTGGGCGGTGCGGAGCCCTCCGGGGCCACGGCGGTGCCGGGCCGAGGGGCCGCCGCGCTGGTGGCGCTGCGCGCGGACGGCGATCTGCCGCCCTTCTTCTGCGTACACGCCAGCAACGGTTCCGCCGCTCCCTACGCGGCCCTCGCCGCCACCCTCACCCGGCCCGGGCCGTTCTTCGCCCTGGACGCGGAAGGGCTGGCACCCGACGGTCCGGAGCTTGCCTCGGTACCCGCTCTTGCCGCGCACTATCTGGCGCAGATACGCGCCGAGCAGCCGAACGGCCCCTACCGGCTGGGTGGTTGGTCGACCGGCGCGGCGGTCGCCCACGAGATGGCCGCCCAGCTCAGGGCGGCGGGTGACGAGGTCGCCGCGCTGGTCCTGCTCGACCCGTCGACGCCACCGAGGCTTCCCTCTCCGCCGGACCAGGCCGACCTGCTGTGGCTGTTCCTGAGGGACCTGGCGGGCCTGACCGGTCGTGCGGCACCACCGCTCGATGCCGAGCAGGTGAGGAAGCTCGACCCGGCCGACCGGCGCCGGGCCGTGCTGTCCGCGATCCGCTCGGCCGGGCTGGTGGCGGAGGAGACGATGCCCGAGGTGGCCGCCCGGCTGGGAGTCTTCGGCGCGATGGTCTCGGCCGCCGCCGTATGGCAACCAGCCCGCTATGACGGCCCGTTGGCCCTCATGGTGGCCGGGGACGCCGGGGCGGCAGCGGAACGGCTCTCCGGCTGGCGTCGGTTCACCACCGGGGAGGCCACCGCCCGGGCGGTGGCGGGCAATCACCACACCATGCTGCGCCCGCCCGCGGTCGCCGGGCTGGCCGAGGTGCTGGACAGCCTGCTGAACGGGTAG